ACGGCGATTAATCCTGGTTGGCGTCCTTCTTCTTGCCGTGGGCAAGGGCGCATGCGCTAACGGCACCGGAAAGCGCGATGAGCGCGATGACGTTGGGGATAACCATCAGCTGGTTGAACATGTCGGCCAGCTCCCACACCAGGTCGTTCGAGAGGATGGAGCCCATGAAGATGAACACGAGGGCGATAACGAAGAACGGGATGACGCCCTTCTTGCCGAACAGGTATTCCACGTTCAGGCGAGCGAACAGGTTCCAGGACAGAATCGTGGAGAACGCGAAGAACAGCAGGCAGATGGCCACGAACGCATTGCCGAAGCCGGAGCCGAAGAACGAGCTGAACGCAGCCTGGGCCATGTTCGTCTTATCGAGGCCCACCAACGCAGCAACGTCGGCCGGATCGCTGCCAGCGGCGGCGGAGGCGAATGCCTGAGCCAGCGCGCCATCGCCCACGTACAGCGTACTGATAACAACCAGGGCCGTCATGCTAACCACGATGATCGTGTCCACGAATACGCCGATCATGGCAACGACACCCTGATCGTGAGGATCGCTCACGTTTGCCATGGCATGCGCATGAGGCGTGGAGCCCATGCCAGCCTCATTGCTGAACAGGCCGCGCTTGGCGCCCTGCGAAAGCGCAGCGATGATGCCGAACGTCACGCCACCCATGCTCGCCTGCGGGTTGAACGCGCATTCGAAGATAAGCTGGAAGGCGGGGATGATGTTGCCCGCATTCATGATGAGCACGACCAGGCCGCCCAGCAGGTAGAGCACGGCCATGATGGGCACGAGCTTTTCCGTGACGGAGGCGATGCGCGAAAGGCCGCCAATGAGGATGACGCCGGCAAC
This genomic stretch from Denitrobacterium detoxificans harbors:
- a CDS encoding alanine/glycine:cation symporter family protein → MEAVLLPIVETINSYLSNYILIIMLIGAGLFFTVKTHAVQFRCFGEGWRRMFGGFSLRGGKSKSGISSFQALATAVAAQVGTGNIVGACGAILIGGPGAIFWMWIIALLGMATNYAEAVLAQKTRRVDEDGTVHGGPAYYITTAFKGNGGKILAGFFAVAIILALGFMGSMVQSNSIASTMSTAFAIPTWVVGVVIVIVAGVILIGGLSRIASVTEKLVPIMAVLYLLGGLVVLIMNAGNIIPAFQLIFECAFNPQASMGGVTFGIIAALSQGAKRGLFSNEAGMGSTPHAHAMANVSDPHDQGVVAMIGVFVDTIIVVSMTALVVISTLYVGDGALAQAFASAAAGSDPADVAALVGLDKTNMAQAAFSSFFGSGFGNAFVAICLLFFAFSTILSWNLFARLNVEYLFGKKGVIPFFVIALVFIFMGSILSNDLVWELADMFNQLMVIPNVIALIALSGAVSACALAHGKKKDANQD